From the Girardinichthys multiradiatus isolate DD_20200921_A chromosome 22, DD_fGirMul_XY1, whole genome shotgun sequence genome, one window contains:
- the phactr2 gene encoding phosphatase and actin regulator 2 isoform X2 — translation MGQTAVSAVSQSASVDGLEKSSVTSCDVVVDNASNTQNAHGSRPQRGKLSTLGKLFKPWKWRKKKTSDKFQDLSKVLERKISTRQTREELIRKGVLIPEQDEPISSENLNGHASSSLTPEEVKVDIESPKALVEEPTTEDKTERCVTKPPSRTNQVRPRDAPAKKQQSTAVPIASRAAGGTTNTTTTTATRHKEGAPGAKKTAKTTGKNGTTTLDKANPRHTNTISRGVAKSSNPKKTGGASKVTTTTSTPRSRLSKDVSPRSEGTSAKPSRKSDAPASSSEPQKASTETPNQPGELKSTPPSADNKPPSCKTSGSKAGGLQAACKPDLEPKSALNDIASSKETHKVVAPETTDQSSHINQTTEDTSFTGREKDRSSSQVEKRERTEGEEEDVKKQGETDCGKDNSSRSAEGDSDKQPRLSVKTDQAQVTVIPDRPRDSQASDSDSDGPILYRGDDDEEDDEDEYTNNSLASKIRRRDTLNIKLGNRPSKEELEAKNILPRSSLTERHELRQQIGSKLVRRLSQRPTTEELEQRNILKQKNEAEEKEAKQEIKRRLTRKLSVRPTVAELIARRILRFNEYVEVTDAKDYDRRADKPWTRLTPADKAAIRKELNEFKSREMEVHEDSKQFTRFHRP, via the exons ATGGGTCAAACTGCTGTGTCTGCCGTGTCTCAGTCAGCGAGCG TTGATGGCCTGGAGAAATCATCTGTGACCAGTTGTGACGTGGTGGTGGACAACGCCTCCAATACCCAGAATGCCCATGGGTCGCGACCGCAGCGAGGCAAGCTGTCGACGTTGGGAAAGCTGTTCAAACCATGGAagtggaggaagaagaaaaccAGCGACAAGTTCCAGGATCTCTCCAAAG tTCTAGAGAGGAAAATCTCCACCAGACAAACAAGGGAGGAGCTCATCAGGAAAGGGGTCCTTATTCCTGAACAAG ATGAACCGATCAGTAGTGAAAATCTGAACGGCCATGCGTCATCCAGTTTGACTCCAGAGGAAGTCAAAGTGGACATTGAGTCTCCTAAAGCCCTTGTTGAGGAACCTACCACTGAGGATAAAACAG AGAGGTGCGTTACTAAACCCCCTTCCCGGACAAACCAGGTGCGACCTCGAGATGCTCCAGCTAAAAAACAGCAAAGTACCGCTGTGCCCATTGCTTCCAGAGCTGCTGGTGGCACCaccaacaccaccaccaccactgcAACAAGACACAAAGAAGGTGCCCCAGGAGCTAAAAAGACAGCTAAAACCACAGGCAAGAACGGCACAACCACGCTGGATAAAGCTAACCCACGGCACACTAACACCATAAGTCGAGGGGTTG cTAAATCATCAAATCCAAAGAAGACAGGAGGCGCAAGTAAAgtcaccaccaccacctccactcCTCGTTCTCGGTTGTCCAAGGATGTTTCGCCCCGGTCTGAAGGGACATCTGCGAAGCCCAGCAGGAAATCAGATGCCCCAGCTTCTTCATCTGAACCTCAGAAAGCCTCCACAGAGACTCCTAATCAGCCTGGGGAGTTAAAATCAACCCCACCTTCCGCAGACAACAAGCCTCCTTCATGCAAAACCTCTGGAAGCAAGGCAGGTGGTCTTCAGGCTGCTTGTAAACCTGATCTAGAGCCTAAATCAGCTCTAAATGACATTGCTTCAAGCAAAGAGACTCACAAGGTTGTTGCTCCTGAAACCACAGACCAGTCCTCTCATATCAACCAGACTACAGAGGACACCTCCTTCACAggaagagagaaagacagaagcAGCTCACAGGTGGAGAAACGTGAACGGACAGAAGGGGAGGAAGAAGATGTGAAAAAGCAAGGAGAAACCGATTGTGGTAAAGACAACAGCTCAAG GTCAGCAGAGGGCGACTCAGACAAGCAGCCGCGCCTGAGTGTGAAAACGGATCAGGCTCAGGTGACGGTGATCCCCGATAGGCCCAGAGACAGCCAGGCTAGTGATTCTGATTCGGATGGACCAATTCTCTACCGGGGCGATGATGACgaagaggatgacgaagatgaATACACAAACA ACTCTCTGGCCAGCAAGATCCGCCGACGAGACACCCTGAACATTAAGCTGGGCAACCGACCCAGCAAGGAAGAGCTGGAGGCGAAAAACATTTTGCCAAGAAGCTCATTGACGGAGAGACACGAGCTCCGCCAGCAGATAGGCTCCAAATTAGTCAG ACGCCTGAGCCAAAGGCCCACcacagaggagctggagcagagAAACATCCTCAAAC AAAAAAATGAAGCTGAGGAAAAAGAAGCCAAGCAAGAGATTAAAAGGAGACTCACCAGAAAG CTGAGCGTGAGACCTACAGTGGCAGAGCTCATTGCTCGGAGGATTCTGCGGTTTAACGAGTATGTGGAGGTGACAGACGCTAAAGATTATGATCGCCGGGCTGACAAACCATGGACACGGCTTACTCCTGCTGACAAG
- the phactr2 gene encoding phosphatase and actin regulator 2 isoform X3 — protein MEHVDGLEKSSVTSCDVVVDNASNTQNAHGSRPQRGKLSTLGKLFKPWKWRKKKTSDKFQDLSKVLERKISTRQTREELIRKGVLIPEQDEPISSENLNGHASSSLTPEEVKVDIESPKALVEEPTTEDKTERCVTKPPSRTNQVRPRDAPAKKQQSTAVPIASRAAGGTTNTTTTTATRHKEGAPGAKKTAKTTGKNGTTTLDKANPRHTNTISRGVAKSSNPKKTGGASKVTTTTSTPRSRLSKDVSPRSEGTSAKPSRKSDAPASSSEPQKASTETPNQPGELKSTPPSADNKPPSCKTSGSKAGGLQAACKPDLEPKSALNDIASSKETHKVVAPETTDQSSHINQTTEDTSFTGREKDRSSSQVEKRERTEGEEEDVKKQGETDCGKDNSSRSAEGDSDKQPRLSVKTDQAQVTVIPDRPRDSQASDSDSDGPILYRGDDDEEDDEDEYTNNSLASKIRRRDTLNIKLGNRPSKEELEAKNILPRSSLTERHELRQQIGSKLVRRLSQRPTTEELEQRNILKQKNEAEEKEAKQEIKRRLTRKLSVRPTVAELIARRILRFNEYVEVTDAKDYDRRADKPWTRLTPADKAAIRKELNEFKSREMEVHEDSKQFTRFHRP, from the exons TTGATGGCCTGGAGAAATCATCTGTGACCAGTTGTGACGTGGTGGTGGACAACGCCTCCAATACCCAGAATGCCCATGGGTCGCGACCGCAGCGAGGCAAGCTGTCGACGTTGGGAAAGCTGTTCAAACCATGGAagtggaggaagaagaaaaccAGCGACAAGTTCCAGGATCTCTCCAAAG tTCTAGAGAGGAAAATCTCCACCAGACAAACAAGGGAGGAGCTCATCAGGAAAGGGGTCCTTATTCCTGAACAAG ATGAACCGATCAGTAGTGAAAATCTGAACGGCCATGCGTCATCCAGTTTGACTCCAGAGGAAGTCAAAGTGGACATTGAGTCTCCTAAAGCCCTTGTTGAGGAACCTACCACTGAGGATAAAACAG AGAGGTGCGTTACTAAACCCCCTTCCCGGACAAACCAGGTGCGACCTCGAGATGCTCCAGCTAAAAAACAGCAAAGTACCGCTGTGCCCATTGCTTCCAGAGCTGCTGGTGGCACCaccaacaccaccaccaccactgcAACAAGACACAAAGAAGGTGCCCCAGGAGCTAAAAAGACAGCTAAAACCACAGGCAAGAACGGCACAACCACGCTGGATAAAGCTAACCCACGGCACACTAACACCATAAGTCGAGGGGTTG cTAAATCATCAAATCCAAAGAAGACAGGAGGCGCAAGTAAAgtcaccaccaccacctccactcCTCGTTCTCGGTTGTCCAAGGATGTTTCGCCCCGGTCTGAAGGGACATCTGCGAAGCCCAGCAGGAAATCAGATGCCCCAGCTTCTTCATCTGAACCTCAGAAAGCCTCCACAGAGACTCCTAATCAGCCTGGGGAGTTAAAATCAACCCCACCTTCCGCAGACAACAAGCCTCCTTCATGCAAAACCTCTGGAAGCAAGGCAGGTGGTCTTCAGGCTGCTTGTAAACCTGATCTAGAGCCTAAATCAGCTCTAAATGACATTGCTTCAAGCAAAGAGACTCACAAGGTTGTTGCTCCTGAAACCACAGACCAGTCCTCTCATATCAACCAGACTACAGAGGACACCTCCTTCACAggaagagagaaagacagaagcAGCTCACAGGTGGAGAAACGTGAACGGACAGAAGGGGAGGAAGAAGATGTGAAAAAGCAAGGAGAAACCGATTGTGGTAAAGACAACAGCTCAAG GTCAGCAGAGGGCGACTCAGACAAGCAGCCGCGCCTGAGTGTGAAAACGGATCAGGCTCAGGTGACGGTGATCCCCGATAGGCCCAGAGACAGCCAGGCTAGTGATTCTGATTCGGATGGACCAATTCTCTACCGGGGCGATGATGACgaagaggatgacgaagatgaATACACAAACA ACTCTCTGGCCAGCAAGATCCGCCGACGAGACACCCTGAACATTAAGCTGGGCAACCGACCCAGCAAGGAAGAGCTGGAGGCGAAAAACATTTTGCCAAGAAGCTCATTGACGGAGAGACACGAGCTCCGCCAGCAGATAGGCTCCAAATTAGTCAG ACGCCTGAGCCAAAGGCCCACcacagaggagctggagcagagAAACATCCTCAAAC AAAAAAATGAAGCTGAGGAAAAAGAAGCCAAGCAAGAGATTAAAAGGAGACTCACCAGAAAG CTGAGCGTGAGACCTACAGTGGCAGAGCTCATTGCTCGGAGGATTCTGCGGTTTAACGAGTATGTGGAGGTGACAGACGCTAAAGATTATGATCGCCGGGCTGACAAACCATGGACACGGCTTACTCCTGCTGACAAG